One Geminocystis sp. M7585_C2015_104 DNA window includes the following coding sequences:
- a CDS encoding potassium channel protein, whose protein sequence is MRRKGRDYEHKYFLSPDYQRIRRELIGSVVILAGLFITGTIWFWLVDKWPFLDAAYMTMITLSTVGFGEIRPLKPHSRLFTMVLIVAGVVTIGYMVNRFTEAIIQGYFQEGIRLRQKRKVIDKLSGHYIVCGFGRMGTVVAQEFAAEGIPFIVIDSEKEEVERATQMGYLAIQGDATLDEYLLLARIDTAACIIAALSSDADNLYTVISAKTLNPNIRAIARASTEEAVKKLQRAGADAVVSPYITGGKRLAAAALRPQVMDFVDGIISGTEKSFYLEEFRLQEDDCPFIGQSLMEAGLRAKTGALVVAIRRRNGILIAGPTGGTILEAGDTLICMGTAEQLRALNQLLSTGVSIYTPAFPRIPRKKDIPASES, encoded by the coding sequence ATGAGGCGAAAAGGGCGGGACTATGAGCACAAGTACTTTTTAAGTCCAGATTACCAGAGAATCAGGCGGGAATTGATTGGCAGTGTAGTTATCCTCGCCGGGTTGTTTATTACTGGTACCATTTGGTTTTGGTTGGTGGACAAGTGGCCCTTTTTGGATGCCGCCTACATGACCATGATCACCTTGTCTACAGTGGGTTTCGGGGAAATTCGTCCTCTCAAACCCCATTCCCGCCTGTTTACCATGGTATTAATTGTAGCCGGTGTAGTTACCATTGGCTACATGGTAAACCGATTTACGGAGGCAATTATTCAGGGTTATTTTCAGGAAGGTATACGTCTGAGACAAAAAAGGAAAGTGATAGACAAACTGAGTGGACATTATATTGTCTGTGGTTTTGGCAGAATGGGGACAGTAGTAGCCCAGGAATTTGCCGCTGAGGGTATTCCCTTCATCGTCATCGATTCTGAGAAAGAAGAGGTGGAGAGGGCCACTCAAATGGGCTATCTTGCCATTCAGGGGGATGCCACCCTGGATGAATATCTCCTGTTGGCCAGGATTGACACTGCTGCCTGTATTATTGCTGCCCTCTCCTCTGATGCCGATAACCTGTACACTGTTATTTCTGCTAAAACCCTTAATCCTAATATTAGGGCAATAGCCCGTGCCAGTACCGAGGAGGCGGTTAAGAAACTCCAAAGGGCTGGAGCCGATGCAGTCGTATCTCCTTATATTACAGGGGGAAAGAGACTGGCTGCTGCCGCCCTACGCCCCCAGGTGATGGATTTTGTGGATGGGATTATAAGTGGCACAGAAAAATCCTTTTACCTGGAGGAATTCCGTCTGCAGGAGGACGATTGTCCTTTTATAGGTCAAAGCCTCATGGAGGCGGGGCTGAGGGCTAAAACCGGGGCTTTAGTGGTGGCCATTCGTCGCCGCAATGGCATCTTGATTGCTGGCCCTACTGGTGGTACCATTCTAGAAGCCGGGGATACCCTTATTTGTATGGGCACTGCCGAACAACTGAGGGCTCTCAATCAACTTTTGAGTACTGGTGTATCCATCTATACTCCGGCTTTCCCCAGGATACCCAGGAAAAAAGACATACCGGCGTCGGAAAGTTAA